Proteins encoded by one window of Lepeophtheirus salmonis chromosome 3, UVic_Lsal_1.4, whole genome shotgun sequence:
- the LOC121115118 gene encoding uncharacterized protein gives METQFHCGSILEDIYYGYNMNSNNVFPDEENAPRTRTRKVTLTEITDEFNDVLDSDIPEEINANDAFQALDEGIKEWKSRLEQVVTDGLKKLKKNLKEKKLMVKYIPGVNCGKDELGILNEAKLQAIRGCELDNGKIMRDIQRRVDRIFQVANPKSHFIERMDNNNINQHKKKLININCAAGGGLDNFKELLKSIGSLTESSPWTLKNNTIPIYSPNCDLKDKYALVTRGCTDVLPAYNRWFFNDIIMNPIIQSQKKDDILSGTTQKVHEILP, from the coding sequence ATGGAAACACAATTTCATTGTGGAAGCATACTAGAAGACATCTACTATGGATACAACATGAATAGCAACAATGTTTTCCCCGATGAAGAAAACGCTCCTCGTACACGAACGCGAAAAGTCACTCTCACGGAAATTACTGATGAATTCAATGACGTTTTGGATAGTGATATCCCAGAGGAAATTAATGCAAATGATGCATTTCAAGCTCTAGATGAAGGGATAAAAGAATGGAAGAGTCGATTGGAGCAAGTCGTGACTGATGGACTgaaaaagttgaagaaaaacCTCAAGGAAAAGAAATTGATGGTGAAATACATTCCAGGCGTAAATTGTGGGAAAGATGAATTAGGGATCCTTAACGAGGCTAAGCTTCAGGCTATTAGAGGCTGCGAATTGGATAATGGGAAAATTATGAGGGATATACAAAGAAGAGTGGATCGTATATTCCAAGTAGCGAATCCAAAATCTCATTTTATAGAAAGGATGgataataataacatcaatcaacataaaaagaaattaattaacattaattgTGCAGCTGGTGGAGGATTGGACAACTTTAAGGAATTGCTTAAGAGCATTGGTAGCTTGACTGAATCATCCCCTTGGACATTGAAAAACAATACCATACCCATCTATTCGCCCAATTGTGACCTCAAAGACAAGTATGCTCTCGTCACAAGGGGGTGTACGGACGTACTACCAGCTTACAACAGATGGTTTTTCAATGACATCATCATGAATCCTATAATTCAAAGccaaaaaaaagatgatatcCTATCAGGAACCACCCAAAAAGTCCATGAGATCCTGCCTTAA